Within Hoplias malabaricus isolate fHopMal1 chromosome 16, fHopMal1.hap1, whole genome shotgun sequence, the genomic segment aatatatatgggtttttttcctttggttatatgtatatatctaatttttgtttgtgtggggTATGTTACATGTAATGTAATACACACATGAATAAACTCAGTTTGAATGCTAATTAGACATTTTAGAGTTATTTATTCTGTCAGTGTAGTGCTTTAATTTGGAGGGGTCTGCGCAGATGTAGCGCAGACATGCGCCTCTTGAGGGAGAGGTGATGAAGCCTCATCGGGCGCTGGTGGGTTGagatcgtcgctgtccaatcgGAGAACGTAATGTTCCGAACGCTTTGCTCTGGTTGGTGAATAGGATTTACCTACATTGAATGGGCGGAGTTATATTTTAAACCCAATCCCGTTCGTCTGCGTTTCGTCATCAACATCTGGGCAGAGCTGACATTGGAGGAGCTTCTGCTGCGATCACTGCGCGTAGAAAATTACGATTACTTTCATATTGAAAGGTAACGCTGTTTTATTGTTATAGTCTTGTTGTAGCGCTCTCTTGGGTGCAGTGCTTTGATCtagaagataaaaaaaatcctcCATTCAAAAACCGAGGGCAGAGTGGGCGTGAGAGCAGCCACTATTTATTTACTATCAAATGTATCACGACGTTCAGTTCCATTAATATAAACGGAGGCCACATTAAATGTCCCCTTTGATGGATAGTAATGGTTGCTTCATAACTACAGGGTCAGTTATAGAGTAGTCCAGTACTCTGatctttctcagtgctgcagtgcgaatggatcagacacagcagtgctgctggagcctATAAACCCCTCCGTGTCACTGCTGGGCAGAGAAAGGTCCACTAACCAATATAGACCAACAAAGTAGgtgtaacagagtggacagtgaatggacaccgtgtttaaaaactccagcaggactgctgtgtctgatccactccaccACCAAGTTAGCATCActtcagtgctgagaatgagccaccacccaaattatataTATCTGCACCTCTGGGGGTCCTGGTCATAGAAGAAGAGAGTGCAAAGCGGTCAGGTTGTTATTATATGAGCTAAAATATGAAGTGCACCTAAGGGGCCTAATTAAGAAGTAGTATAACTTTAAAATCCTTGTGTTTTATTATGGACAGATGCCATAAACCTacaaaacagcacaatgtaCAAGGTTCTATCACCTGTGGAAACAAGCAACAAGTGTATCAAGGGTCGTAGGGCTGAAAAGTGTTCTGGCTTGTCTTAGCTGCAGGTCTCATGTTGCAGGGCTGTCTTTACTTTCAAACTGCTTCAGATTCATTTCAAATTATATTGCATTTTCAAATTCTAATTCCAGTCGTTACGAATTGCTTTACCCACACAGTACTGCAAGGGGCTCGGCGTTATCTTTCATTTTCCAGTCCACCCAATGCCCTTTGATTTCCCTTTGCCCCTGAGAGTGTTGTGAAAGTAACTGCAGACAGATAATGGAACTCTCTctaagcctctctctctctttctctgtcagaCAGCCATGGCACCAGCAGAGTCTGTGCGGAAGCGACAGAAGGCCAGGTTGAATGAAAAAGTCACTGAATCTGGCACAAAAGGGCAGAAAGAGGAGCTGGGCAAGTGGGGAAGAGCATGGTGAGTCGCTTCTGAGTGATTCGGTAAACAGGCTACAAGAATTACAACATTTACCAATGCACTATATGCATGCACAGTTTGTATAGACTTCAAAGAAAAGCAGGCAAATGGAatgggacgctctggagcagctacacatgagcctacAATCACCATGACCAGTGCCAAATGTCAGCAAGAGGGCTATCAGTCCCCCCAGCATTGGTCTGTGAATTAAGAGTGTCTCAGGAATgggttggagtggtgtttgtgatccagaactaaacatgcaacatcagaacctgacctcactactgGTCATACAGTGTATAAACATGGCTTCAGTAACATCAGTGCAGTTTAAATTAGGGATGCACTGATATGGGAATGCTGGGCTGTAGCCGATAACCGATTTTATACATATACCGTACATATATTAACGAGCactgagttggtgtgttctccctgtgtcagcgtgggtttcctccgggtgctccggtttcctcccacagtccagtgGCTGAAACTTACCTGGCGCTTGCTGCGTGTTTCTAAGGAACAGCATTCCTGTGGGTATAAGTTTGAAGTGCCTTTTCTCTTCTGTTGACGTTCAGGGAGGTGGACTGGTTCTCGCTGACTGGAGTGATACTGTTGCTGTGCTTTGCCCCGCTCATCGTTTTCTTCTTCATCGTGACCTGTGACCAGTACCAGTGCTCAGTCAGCCACGTGGTCCTGGACATATACAACGGAGACACTTCCCCGCTGACCATCTGGAATCGAGCCCCTTCCTTCACCTGGACCGCTGCCAAAATCTACGCCTCTTGGGTTACCTTCCAGGTAAGGAAGCTTCAAAAAACTTCTGACACTTTAATAACTGACTACTaatgctgccccctagtggacaTTTCACAGCCTGCTAAAAGTGAgcgggtgagtgtttgagtaatAAGTCAATTCTTTAGTGTTGTGACTGACATTGAGCCTGGCTTCTTTCCTCTAGGTGGTGCTGTATATATGCATTCCAGACTTTACACACAATATCCTGCCAGGCTATGTGGGCGGGGTCCAGGATGGAGCACGGACACCAGCAGGTAAAGGGGTCAACACTCTTAAGATCTAAAGGTGGAAGTGTTGTGAAATTTGTTCTACAAACAACCATTAGATGATTTCCAAACCTGACCTAAAGGGCTTAAGTGGTAGTTTGGTTAAATCCTGTCCACCTTAATACAGATGTCACCCAAGACAAGGCTCCCAAGGCAAGGTCACTTCACTTTGCCAATAGCTTACGTCACCTCTGCTGCTTTCTTACAGGTCTGATTAATAGATACGAAATTAACGGTCTGCAGTGCTGGATTATCACTCATGTCTTATGGGCGGCCAACGCTTACCACTTCCACTGGTTTTCTCCAACCATCATCTTTGACAACTGGATCCCGCTGCTGTGGTGCACCAACATCCTCGGCTACTCTGTGTCCACTTTCGCTTTCATCAAAGCCTACCTCTTCCCCACTAACCCAGAAGACTGGTGAGAATTCATGATTTCATTAACCATTGCTTGTCCACTCCAGCTACCAGCTGAAGGGCAGTTCCACCAGTTTTTCAGAGTTTCTTAATTACCAAGTGCTTAAGATAGAAAGTGGTTTGATGGGCATTGTTCTGTTTAATAGTAACTTACCGAGTCTGAATTTTCCAAAGGTCGTGATAGGAACCAAACGTCTGATGAGTTTAACGCAGGCTGTTATTACAGGAATTGGTAGTTTGAGATGCATTAAGATGTAAAATAAAGGGAATACCTTTAAAAAGGGAAtacatttctgtgttttattttccagCAAATTCACAGGAAACATCTTCTACAACTACATGATGGGCATCGAGTTCAATCCACGGATCGGAAAATGGTTCGACTTTAAGCTCTTCTTCAACGGCCGGCCTGGGATCATAGCCTGGACACTGATTAATCTGTCTTACGCAGCCAAGCAGCAGCAGCTCTACGGCTATGTGACCAACTCCATGATCCTGGTCAATGTGCTGCAGGTGGGTGGACGCTAGATGGAGCTATTTGTTTTCTTGGGTTAAGGAGTTCCCACATTACAAATCACCACTGAGTAAACTACATTGGCTTTCTCAGTGTATTcttattaattaattgtaataataGTTTTTCAATAATTTATTAAGTCATTAATAAgttattaaatacaaaaatattgcaTTTGTTTCTAATATAATAAATTAGTCATGATTTTGTTAGTATTTTGATGTCACACGCGGCAGATAAAATCATCGGCTGTACAATGATGATACTCTAcgtattttttatttgtattaagtAAAGTTATTAAGTCATAAATACATAGGAAAACTGAAACagaaaaatagataaatatataaatacatcatGCCTTCACTCTTGTGGTGTATCTTTCTTCTGTACTCAGGCCATCTACGTTCTGGATTTCTTCTGGAATGAAGCCTGGTATTTAAAGACTATTGATATCTGCCATGATCACTTTGGCTGGTATCTGGGATGGGGCGACTGTGTCTGGCTGCCTTTCCTCTACACACTGCAGGTATTTCTCTGCTAGGCCCCATGGGTTTAGAGAAGCATTGTCTTGTCCCATGCTTCTCTAATTCACTCTTGTGTTGCAGGGTCTGTATTTGGTCTACAACCCCGTCCAGCTCTCCACCCCTCACTGTGCTGCGATCCTCACCCTGGGACTGATGGGCTACTACATCTTTCGTTCTGCCAACCATCAGAAGGATCTGTTCCGCCGGACAGACGGCGACTGTAAGATCTGGGGCCGGAAGCCCTGCTATATCGAGTGTTCCTACCGCTCGGGGGACGGTGCCGTCCATAAGAGCAAGCTGCTGACCTCAGGGTTCTGGGGTGTGACCCGCCACATGAACTATACGGGGGATTTGATGGGCTCTCTGGCTTACTGCCTGGCCTGTGGTGGTCAGCACCTGATGCCTTACTTCTACATCATTTACATGACCATCCTGCTGGTCCACCGCTGCATCCGGGACGAACACCGCTGCAGCAACAAGTACAGCAAGGACTGGAAACGCTACACAGATGCCGTTCCACAGCGTCTCATTCCAGGGATCTTCTAGAAACAGGGAATATGGAAAGAGGTATAGGATGGGATAGATAGGTGGATGGGTCCTGctgaaaatattattattgtttaaattgCTATAGACATTAGGGATGTGCGAACCAATACTGAAATATCTATAGCTCCTCTAATGGGCCAAGACACAAGGTAAAATATGACCCCCTGCAATACATCACCCAAATCTGACTGCGGCTCACACTGACATTTGGTATGTGCTCTGCCTCATTAACCTCATGATCATCACATATTCACccattaaagtaacactaggtagtatttttaccttaaaattacagcttcaatatcACTGTGAAGCTTCACTGAGCTATAattgggagaatagagcctctgtctttgctactccaggctcagcactgcagaaactgcactatgtaacttacgAAGGAGGTGTAGATGTGGCACACTGGTGGTTGAGGCGACTCCCCAGTGTTTCAAAGAATGTAAAGCTCTAAGACTGTCcagaaaagcactttataaGTGTAACTATTGGCACTTTTCCACCTCATGGTACCCATTCCACTCGACTAGACtctgcttttttgttttgttttgtttgtttttatctgactcccAACAGCAGCTCATACAAATACaccttttttttacatttcaggaGGAGGTGTTAGAAACAA encodes:
- the dhcr7 gene encoding 7-dehydrocholesterol reductase produces the protein MAPAESVRKRQKARLNEKVTESGTKGQKEELGKWGRAWEVDWFSLTGVILLLCFAPLIVFFFIVTCDQYQCSVSHVVLDIYNGDTSPLTIWNRAPSFTWTAAKIYASWVTFQVVLYICIPDFTHNILPGYVGGVQDGARTPAGLINRYEINGLQCWIITHVLWAANAYHFHWFSPTIIFDNWIPLLWCTNILGYSVSTFAFIKAYLFPTNPEDCKFTGNIFYNYMMGIEFNPRIGKWFDFKLFFNGRPGIIAWTLINLSYAAKQQQLYGYVTNSMILVNVLQAIYVLDFFWNEAWYLKTIDICHDHFGWYLGWGDCVWLPFLYTLQGLYLVYNPVQLSTPHCAAILTLGLMGYYIFRSANHQKDLFRRTDGDCKIWGRKPCYIECSYRSGDGAVHKSKLLTSGFWGVTRHMNYTGDLMGSLAYCLACGGQHLMPYFYIIYMTILLVHRCIRDEHRCSNKYSKDWKRYTDAVPQRLIPGIF